Genomic window (Megamonas funiformis):
CATTACTAGCATGAGTTACAATGATAAGCTTAGTGTTTTCTTGTAGACAATCAGATAATTTTGCTAAAGGAAATGTTCCATCTATATGGCAAGGGACTTGAGTATAACTGATATTTTGTTTAGTTAATTGAGTCAAAGGTCGCATAATAGCATTATGTTCCATAGAAGAAATTATTACATGATCATTTGGTTTTAAAAAGCCTTTTAATAATATATTTAAACTTTCTGTTATATTTTTAGTGAAGACTACATTTTTACTATCTGTAGCATGAAATAGATCTTTTAATAATTCTCTTGTTTCAAAAACTATTTCTTCAACAGAATAAGCATTATTATAAGAACCTCTATTGATATTCACTGCATTATGAGCAAGAAAATTATAGACTTCTTTAGCTACTGAAGGTGGTTTGGGAAATGATGTACTAGCATTATCTAGATAAATTTTGTGCATGATAAAAACCTCATTTATTATGATTTTTGATAAATAGATGAAAAATATTAATAAATTAAATTAGACATAGCTTAAGTTTAGATGCTATGATAAACGCATTGTGCATATACATAGAAAGGGAGGCATATATTATGCAAAAGAATGAAAGTATGATGATTATACTTTCAGGGGGAATTATAGGTATTATAGCATCTTGTTTAGTTTATTTTGGTAATCCTATGAATATGGGCTTTTGTATTGCTTGTTTTTTACGTGATACAGCAGGCGGTTTAGGTTTACATTCCACAGCAACAGTTCAATATATTCGACCAGAAATTATCGGTTTGATTTTAGGTAGTTTTATAATTGCTGTGGCTAAAAATGAATTTAATGCTAAAGGTGGCAGTTCTCCATTAACACGTTTTATATTGGCATTTTTCGTGATGATTGGCTGTTTGATGTTCTTAGGTTGTCCTTTTAGAATGATATTGCGTTTAGCAGGTGGAGATTTAAATGCTATTTTTGGCTTAGTAGGATTTATCGCTGGTATTATGGCAGGAGTATTTTTCTTAAATAAAGGATATAGTTTAAAAAGAACATATAAATTGCCTAAATTAGAAGGTAGTATTTTACCAATTATCGCTGTAGTTTTATTAGTGTTTTTACTTACAGCACCAGTATTTATTCATTTTACGGAAAGTGCTTCAGCTCCAGGTGGTAAACATGCAGCTTTAGCTATTAGTTTAGTTGCAGGTATTATTGTAGGTATGTTGGCTCAACGTACGCGTTTATGTATGGTTGGTGGCATAAGAGATATAATTTTATTTGGTCAATCAAGATTATTATTAGGCTTTATTGCTATTTTAGTGAGTGCGTTTATTTGCAATTTAATACTTACAAATATCACAGATGTATCATATTTTAATTTAAGTTTTGATAAACAACCAATAGCTCATACAGATGGAATTTGGAATTTCTTAGGTATGTTATTAGCTGGTTTTGGCTGTGTATTACTTGGCGGTTGTCCATTGCGTCAATTAGTCTTAGCAGGTGAAGGTAATTCTGATAGTGCTATCACTGTTCTAGGGTTAATTATCGGAGCTGCTTTTGCCCATAATTTTGGTTTGGCTTCTAGTGGCAATGGTCCAACAGTAAATGGTCAAATTGCAGTAGTTATCGGTTTAATTGTAACGATATTCATAGCATATTTTAACACATTTAGTATTAAATCAAAATAATGAGGGAGTTTTAGATTTATGGAAATTTTAGATGCAAGAGGACTTTCTTGTCCAGAACCTGTGATTATGCTTAGCAAAGCAATGATGAGCAAAGAAAATAAATATCAAATGGTAGTAGATAGCCCTACAGCTAAAGAAAACGTGAGCAATTATGGTAAAAAGCAAGGCTATAATGTCAATATTACTGAACAAAATGGAGAATATACTTTGACTTTTACAAAGTAAAAGTTAAATATAAAATACAATGAAATATATAGTAACTTTTTATGCACATTTTGGTGCTATTCGCTTTAAAAAATTATGCGAACAAATGAATATAAAAGCTAAAATTATGCCTGTACCACGAGATTTGAGCAGTAGTTGTGGGACTTGTGTCTTATGTGAAGGTGAATTGATTGATGAACAGCAAATTCATCAAGATGAAGTCGAACAAATTGTAGAGCTTAAAGAAAATAAGTATCATCTTATCTACAGGGCAGAAAATAGTTAAAAGAAAGTAAAAGCTATTAATAGTAATATCTATTAATAGCTTTTTTGTTAAAGAATACGAGCTTCTATTCTCATTAAATAATAGTTGAAATCCGTTTCAGAAAGATAATTGAGCATATCTTCTTCATATAAAGCACCTATGACATTGTAATTCATATTATGTAGTTCTTCTACGAATTGAGCATAAGCTTTGATTAAATCATCATAAGAACCACGAATATATTTTATGGCATATAATCCAGCAGGTTTTATCAATAATTGTTTATTGTTTACTTTGCGATTTATTTTCGTGCAAAAATACGTAGTTTGGAAAGTTTTGTCTTGAATATGTTCAGCAGAAATGATTTCACCTAAGGAAAAAGTATAATAAAAATTATGCTTATTACAATAATTGACATGTTGAGAAATAGCTGAAAAAACAGCTTTATCATCAGGGGTTTTAGGCCCTTCAGTTACAATAAAATACTCTTCTTCTTTATGAGTGAAAGTAATTTTATCAATTTCCACATTGAAAGAATCAAGTGTGATATTCATTGTATTTTTTAATAAGCTACGCAATCTTTTTAACCGTTCTATTTCTTGATGGATTTTTTTATCCTTTTCTTTTAACATGGATAAAAAAGTTTTAGCGTCGCGATTATCCATATATATTTTGATTTCTTCTAAGCTAAGACCTACTTCTTTTAATAAGGAAATCATATCAAATAAAAATGCTTGATTAGCTGAATAATATCTATAGCCATTAGGGGCTATTTTGGCAGGTTTTAATAAATTAATATCATCATAGTGAAATAATGTATCTTTTGTTGTATTGCAAAATTTAGCAAATTCGCCACTGGTGAATAATTTTTGTCCCATGATAAAATACCTTAATTGTTTTAATCAGTTTTTAAATCTTCATTAGAAAATAAATTTGCTTCTTGATAGAGTTTTTCTCGTTCTTCATAACTCATATTTGGCAATTCTGGTAAATCTTTTATATCATTTAAGCCGAAACATTGTAAAAATGTAGAAGTAGTACCATATAATATAGGTCTGCCGATGACCTTTTTACGACCAACTTCTTGAATTAAATCTCTTTCAAGTAAACGACGTAAGATTTTATCTGTATTTACACCGCGAATTTCTTCGATTTCTTGTTTAGTAACAGGTTGTTTAAAAGCAATGATAGATAATGTTTCCATTATAGGTTGAGAGAGCTTTTTATCAACAACTTGAGTGAATTTTTCAAGATAAGGAGCTATTTTTATTTTTGTGCATAATCGATAGCCACCAGCAATTTTGACTAATGCTAATCCACGATGTTTAGCTTGTAAATCTTCTTGTAAGGACATGATGAGTTCATCTAATTCGTCGCTTGTAATATTTAAAGTATTTGCTAAGCGAAAATGAGATACTGCTTCACCGGATATAAATAAAATTGCTTCTAGTGCAGCTTTTAACTCATCTTTATCTTTAGAAATTATAGGAGTTTTTTCTGTTTGCATAAATTATCCCTCCTTTTTTAGTTATTAAATATAAGAAATATATTTGAGGAAATAGTTGTATTTTATTTTATCAAAAAAGCTGTGATTTGCCTATTAAATATCAATATAATCGTAAAATAAATAGCAGGCAACACAAAAATATGTTGCCTGCTATTTGGAGATTGTATATTAAGAGAATTAGAGAGAGCTAAATTAGAAAACTTTAACGCTACCTGCATCACGCATATGAATTTCATAATATTCATTTTTAAGAACATCTTTGAGGAATGCTCTAAATGCAGGAGATTCTTCTTTTGGAATAACAGAAAGGATAGAACCAGCAAAACCGCCACCATGAACACGGCATACACCTTTATGATTCTGGAAGTAAATTTCGTTCATAGCGAGGAAGAGTGCAATACCCTGATGTTTAGGGTCTGGTGTTGCACAGTTCTGTAAAAATCTCCAAGAAGAAAGACCAGAATCAGTAACAGCTTTTTCAAAGTTAGTGTAATCATGTTCTTTAACTTCTGCAGCTAATTTGCGAACACGTTCTGTTTCTGTAATGAAGTGGATAGCACGAAGAACTGCACGGTCGCCAGCTTTTTCACGAAGAGCTGGAAGATTTGCCATGATATCGTCCATGCTAACATCTTTTAAGTATTCTTTACCAAAGAATTGGGAGATAGCTTTCATTTCTACAGTGATAGCAGTGTATTCGCCATCAAGAGCGGAGTGATCTTCGCCTGTAGGAGTGATGAAAAAGTCATATTTATCTTGAATAACTTTACTATCTAATTTTACAACTTCAGGGTTTTCATAGTTAGCAAAGTCAATAGTAATCATACCACCAGTAGCACATGCTAATTGGTCTAAAAGTCCGGATTTTTTATCCCATTTATTATTTTCAGCCCATTGACCAGCTTTAGCACATTCTAAAGTAGAGATTTCGTTATTGTTGTAGAGGTCATTTAAAATTGCGCAGATAAGCATTTCAAAAGAAGCAGAGGAGCTAACACCAGCAGCACTTAATACTGTAGTTGTCATGAATGTAGTGAAGCCACCAATTTTTCTGCCATTTTGAACGAAACGTTCGAGAATACCTTTGATTAATTTAACAGTACGAGAGTCATCTTCTTTAACAGCTAAATCATTAACATCAATAGTGAATTCATCATATTCTAAGCTTTTTACATGAATTTTGCCGTCAGCATTAGGAGTAACAATTGCGATTGTATCCATGTCGATACTTGCAGCTACGATACGACCAAGTTGATGGTCTGTATGGTTACCAATGATTTCAATACGACCAGAAGAACTGAAGAAAGATGCATTATCAACAGGATAAACTTCAGCAAAAGCATCAGCTAATTTTTGATAACGTTTAACTTGAGTATCTACAGCTT
Coding sequences:
- the yedE gene encoding YedE family putative selenium transporter, producing MQKNESMMIILSGGIIGIIASCLVYFGNPMNMGFCIACFLRDTAGGLGLHSTATVQYIRPEIIGLILGSFIIAVAKNEFNAKGGSSPLTRFILAFFVMIGCLMFLGCPFRMILRLAGGDLNAIFGLVGFIAGIMAGVFFLNKGYSLKRTYKLPKLEGSILPIIAVVLLVFLLTAPVFIHFTESASAPGGKHAALAISLVAGIIVGMLAQRTRLCMVGGIRDIILFGQSRLLLGFIAILVSAFICNLILTNITDVSYFNLSFDKQPIAHTDGIWNFLGMLLAGFGCVLLGGCPLRQLVLAGEGNSDSAITVLGLIIGAAFAHNFGLASSGNGPTVNGQIAVVIGLIVTIFIAYFNTFSIKSK
- a CDS encoding sulfurtransferase TusA family protein, with amino-acid sequence MEILDARGLSCPEPVIMLSKAMMSKENKYQMVVDSPTAKENVSNYGKKQGYNVNITEQNGEYTLTFTK
- a CDS encoding DUF3343 domain-containing protein, whose translation is MKYIVTFYAHFGAIRFKKLCEQMNIKAKIMPVPRDLSSSCGTCVLCEGELIDEQQIHQDEVEQIVELKENKYHLIYRAENS
- a CDS encoding MerR family transcriptional regulator, with the translated sequence MGQKLFTSGEFAKFCNTTKDTLFHYDDINLLKPAKIAPNGYRYYSANQAFLFDMISLLKEVGLSLEEIKIYMDNRDAKTFLSMLKEKDKKIHQEIERLKRLRSLLKNTMNITLDSFNVEIDKITFTHKEEEYFIVTEGPKTPDDKAVFSAISQHVNYCNKHNFYYTFSLGEIISAEHIQDKTFQTTYFCTKINRKVNNKQLLIKPAGLYAIKYIRGSYDDLIKAYAQFVEELHNMNYNVIGALYEEDMLNYLSETDFNYYLMRIEARIL
- the scpB gene encoding SMC-Scp complex subunit ScpB, whose translation is MQTEKTPIISKDKDELKAALEAILFISGEAVSHFRLANTLNITSDELDELIMSLQEDLQAKHRGLALVKIAGGYRLCTKIKIAPYLEKFTQVVDKKLSQPIMETLSIIAFKQPVTKQEIEEIRGVNTDKILRRLLERDLIQEVGRKKVIGRPILYGTTSTFLQCFGLNDIKDLPELPNMSYEEREKLYQEANLFSNEDLKTD
- a CDS encoding galactokinase, whose translation is MSNIIEFLKSQEAKEKLMSLYNLDEQAVDTQVKRYQKLADAFAEVYPVDNASFFSSSGRIEIIGNHTDHQLGRIVAASIDMDTIAIVTPNADGKIHVKSLEYDEFTIDVNDLAVKEDDSRTVKLIKGILERFVQNGRKIGGFTTFMTTTVLSAAGVSSSASFEMLICAILNDLYNNNEISTLECAKAGQWAENNKWDKKSGLLDQLACATGGMITIDFANYENPEVVKLDSKVIQDKYDFFITPTGEDHSALDGEYTAITVEMKAISQFFGKEYLKDVSMDDIMANLPALREKAGDRAVLRAIHFITETERVRKLAAEVKEHDYTNFEKAVTDSGLSSWRFLQNCATPDPKHQGIALFLAMNEIYFQNHKGVCRVHGGGFAGSILSVIPKEESPAFRAFLKDVLKNEYYEIHMRDAGSVKVF